A genomic segment from Spinacia oleracea cultivar Varoflay chromosome 3, BTI_SOV_V1, whole genome shotgun sequence encodes:
- the LOC110788902 gene encoding actin-related protein 2/3 complex subunit 2B, protein MMGCFGLDGDRSRRLKSGFFERSSPALQQILLQLLQDQNPVDIDHHLYEFGSVEYRVQTSASDPENIYLSISTPILTPRTLVSQGLCPYTIQKVKDISPDVVDILHPAREGYQLTLQLKPAHIPQGKAGAKIIKEIAAVASVILSSQLKEMLRNFSSEDAPEGTYKPIKCVYHPREPLFVNRQPQKITVIFPMRFKDTSDVVIATSFFQELMDIGSSEAFSKAPACTWSPIPPPELRGELMEDLSTNAGFVSFDIFSRHVDDKRLDKTVWNLLNFYNYVKSYIKSTKGFIQRKMRGRLEDLVKILHKPDLDEDDHEQKIRGCGWKIKPVSSSRFRKHYGDFKRKIKRMKYRIRIHGFSELNKKIKRIHHQIKNRNFGLRSQWFSTPKFHSANRYTRLE, encoded by the exons ATGATGGGTTGTTTCGGGTTGGATGGCGATAGAAGCAGAAGACTCAAGAGTGGTTTCTTCGAACGTTCATCCCCTGCATTGCAACAAATCCTGCTTCAGCTTTTACA AGATCAAAACCCAGTGGATATAGATCATCATTTATATGAATTTGGGTCTGTGGAATACCGTGTTCAG ACCTCTGCTTCAGACCCAGAAAACATCTATTTGTCGATATCGACCCCAATACTCACCCCCAGAACACTGGTTTCACAAGGACTGTGTCCTTACACAATACAGAAGGTGAAAGATATAAGTCCTGATGTTGTGGACATACTTCACCCAGCAAGGGAAGGATACCAGCTGACGTTACAGCTGAAACCTGCTCATATTCCACAAGGCAAAG CTGGAGCAAAGATAATAAAGGAGATTGCTGCAGTAGCATCAGTAATATTGAGTTCTCAACTGAAAGAGATGCTCCGAAATTTCAGTTCAGAGGATGCTCCAGAAGGAACATATAAACCAATCAAATGTGTATATCACCCAAGAGAGCCTCTCTTTGTCAACAGACAG CCACAGAAGATTACTGTTATATTCCCAATGAGATTTAAGGATACTTCAGATGTGGTTATAGCTACGTCCTTCTTCCAG GAGCTCATGGACATTGGAAGCTCCGAGGCGTTTTCTAAAGCACCTGCGTGCACATGGTCACCTATTCCTCCTCCAGAGTTGAGAGGAGAACTTATGGAAGACTTGAGCACCAATGCAGGATTCGTCTCTTTTG ACATATTTTCGCGCCATGTTGATGATAAAAGACTAGATAAAACTGTGTGGAATCTGCTGAACTTCTATAACTATGTTAAATCTTATATAAAG AGCACCAAGGGATTCATTCAAAGAAAGATGAGGGGGAGGTTGGAAGATTTGGTCAAG ATCTTGCATAAACCTGACCTAGATGAAGATGACCATGAACAGAAAATTCGAG GATGCGGGTGGAAAATAAAGCCTGTTAGCTCTTCAAGATTCAGAAAACATTATGGTGATTTCAAGAGGAAGATAAAGAGAATGAAATACCGGATTAGAATTCACGGATTCAGTGAATTGAACAAGAAGATCAAGAGAATCCATCATCAGATTAAGAACCGTAACTTTGGCCTTCGCTCCCAATGGTTTTCTACCCCCAAATTCCACTCTGCAAACAGATATACAAGATTAGAGTAG
- the LOC110788889 gene encoding uncharacterized protein has protein sequence MGSLATHFSTFLFIFPVGFRRLHSSFSLFLKDPSLYRSKPWFFTDPKWKNFDLYALLIALPIAAFSDLFLFLSFSGHPSYKFAFLQNGAVIFLFWVLLILIILRENHDFLVINDSFLFLLSGVFFLVEYFINGNGFTGVSSNVYDLLGGLTLVCAFSCLYLSIRPTSFLADFLLSSGMVFKGTWVLQAGLNLYTSTFGLKGCQEVSLLPNQMNVDVKCDLDEDSLRGIALMKLLFVWHAIMVVIACFGLFGLLSCKENLRCGEGSGPLLAQIESHSMLLQQLPEIELEL, from the coding sequence ATGGGATCACTCGCAACCCATTTCTCGACGTTTCTATTCATCTTCCCAGTTGGATTTCGACGCTTACATTCCTCTTTCTCCCTCTTCCTCAAAGACCCTTCTCTATACCGCTCAAAACCCTGGTTTTTCACCGACCCTAAATGGAAAAACTTCGACCTTTATGCCCTTCTGATTGCCCTACCCATTGCTGCGTTTTCAgacctttttctttttctctcattttcagGCCACCCCTCTTACAAATTCGCCTTCCTTCAAAATGGGGCAGTCATTTTCCTCTTCTGGGTACTtttaattctaattattttgagagaaaatcatgACTTTTTGGTGATTAATGATAGTTTTCTGTTTCTTTTATCTGGGGTTTTCTTTCTGGTTGAGTATTTCATCAATGGGAATGGTTTTACTGGTGTTAGTAGCAATGTGTATGATTTACTTGGTGGTTTAACCCTGGTTTGTGCCTTTTCTTGCTTGTATTTGTCGATTAGGCCTACCTCCTTTTTGGCCGACTTTTTGCTGTCTAGTGGGATGGTTTTTAAAGGGACTTGGGTGTTACAAGCTGGGTTGAATTTGTATACTTCTACATTTGGGTTGAAGGGTTGTCAGGAAGTGTCACTTTTGCCTAATCAAATGAATGTTGATGTTAAGTGTGATCTTGATGAGGATAGCTTGAGGGGTATTGCATTGATGAAGTTGTTGTTTGTGTGGCATGCTATTATGGTTGTAATTGCTTGTTTTGGGTTGTTTGGATTGTTGTCATGTAAGGAGAATTTGAGATGTGGCGAGGGCAGTGGACCGTTGTTGGCGCAAATTGAGTCTCACAGTATGCTATTGCAGCAGCTTCCTGAAATTGAACTGGAGTTGTAG
- the LOC110788878 gene encoding protein PROTON GRADIENT REGULATION 5, chloroplastic, whose protein sequence is MAMATSSIPTTGFKNAGLGTSFASGENYGMLVKSVSSQARVPSRPTRAQPMMKNVNEGKGLFAPLVMVTRDIVGKKRFNQLRGKAIALHSQVITEFCKSIGADAKQRQGLIRLAKKNGEKLGFLA, encoded by the exons ATGGCAATGGCAACCTCTTCAATCCCAACAACCGGGTTCAAAAACGCCGGTCTCGGAACTTCATTCGCCTCCGGTGAGAACTACGGTATGCTAGTGAAATCGGTCTCGTCTCAGGCTCGAGTCCCGAGCCGGCCAACCCGAGCACAACCCATGATGAAGAATGTCAATGAAGGGAAAGGTCTCTTTGCTCCTCTTGTGATGGTGACTAGGGACATTGTTGGCAAAAAGAGGTTCAATCAACTTAGAGGAAAAGCCATTGCTCTTCACTCACAA GTAATCACAGAGTTTTGCAAGTCAATAGGAGCAGATGCCAAGCAAAGACAAGGCTTAATTCGATTGGCGAAGAAAAATGGAGAAAAATTGGGATTTCTTGCATAA